The Pseudodesulfovibrio sediminis genome includes the window CGTTGTTGATATATAGTAATAGTTAGACCTGTTTGAGAAAAATAACAATAGGGTGCGAGATTCTTGCAGAGGATACGAGGTGGGGCGAATTTGGAAATAGGGGTGTCATATAATTACATTGATGTTGTGGTTTGCATGGCAATATAAACATGATATCGTGCTAATAGTAATCATTTTTAGACGGAGAGAGCGTATGAGCAACAGACGTGTATTTTTGAAATCGGCTTTGGCTTTGGCTGCAGGACTTTCCCTTGGTGTTGGTAAGGCTGCTGCTGAGACCGGACCATTTCCCTCTGGTGTGGTCTATACTGCCGATGATCCGGGGATGTGGGCAGGTAAGGTGAAAACGCACCTGCCACAGGTCAACGTCATGGACGGCAAGGTCACTGTTGAAACCATGCATCCGCAAAGCCAGAAACATTTTATCGTGCGGCATACAGTGGTCGGCATGGACGGC containing:
- a CDS encoding desulfoferrodoxin family protein is translated as MSNRRVFLKSALALAAGLSLGVGKAAAETGPFPSGVVYTADDPGMWAGKVKTHLPQVNVMDGKVTVETMHPQSQKHFIVRHTVVGMDGKVVGTQVFSPDKEPKSSYEITKRGEYYATSFCNLHDFWVTKFTV